The Impatiens glandulifera chromosome 3, dImpGla2.1, whole genome shotgun sequence genome contains a region encoding:
- the LOC124930971 gene encoding photosystem II 22 kDa protein, chloroplastic translates to MAQTMLLSSSHSSVVDFKRQPLLEGLKPKPFSHFILPPLRNSPSSSSSSSFTTIALFKPKTKAPVPVKKAPKPKVEDGIFGTSGGIGFTKANELFVGRVAMIGFAASLLGEGITGKGILAQLNLETGVPIYEAEPLLLFFILFTLLGAIGALGDRGQFVDDPTTGIEKAIIPPGKGVLPALGLGEGGRLFGFTKANELFVGRLAQLGFAFSLIGEIITGKGALAQLNIETGVPINEIEPLVLFNVIFFFIAAINPGTGKFISDDEED, encoded by the exons ATGGCTCAAACTATGCTGCTAAGTTCTAGCCATTCATCAGTTGTGGATTTCAAGAGACAGCCTCTTTTGGAAGGTCTAAAGCCAAAGCCTTTTTCTCATTTCATTCTTCCTCCACTCCGAAATtcaccatcttcttcttcttcatcatcattcaCCACCATTGCTCTTTTCAAGCCCAAAACTAAAGCACCAGTCCCTGTTAAAAAG GCACCAAAACCTAAGGTTGAAGATGGTATATTTGGTACCTCCGGTGGTATTGGATTCACCAAGGCAAATGAGCTCTTCGTCGGTCGTGTGGCCATGATTGGTTTTGCA GCATCTTTGTTGGGAGAAGGAATAACAGGAAAAGGAATTCTAGCACAGCTGAATCTGGAAACTGGAGTTCCAATTTATGAGGCAGAGCCCCTCCTACTGTTCTTCATTCTCTTCACTTTGCTTGGAGCCATTGGAGCTTTGGGTGACAGAGGACAGTTTGTAGATGATCCAACAACTGGGATCGAAAAGGCTATAATTCCGCCAGGGAAGGGAGTACTACCAGCTCTTGGCCTAGGAGAAG GAGGACGATTGTTTGGATTCACAAAGGCGAATGAGCTGTTTGTTGGGAGGTTGGCTCAGCTGGGATTTGCATTCTCTTTGATAGGAGAGATTATAACTGGGAAAGGGGCATTGGCACAGCTAAATATTGAGACTGGTGTACCAATCAATGAGATTGAGCCACTTGTTTTGTTCAAtgttattttcttctttattgCTGCCATTAATCCTGGAACTGGTAAGTTCATTTCAGATGATGAAGAAGACTAA